Proteins encoded by one window of Mauremys mutica isolate MM-2020 ecotype Southern chromosome 25, ASM2049712v1, whole genome shotgun sequence:
- the MED1 gene encoding mediator of RNA polymerase II transcription subunit 1 isoform X2, with the protein MSSLLERLHAKFNQNRPWTETVKLVRQVMEKRVAMNSGGHQHLVSCLETLQKALKVSSLPAMTDRLESIARQNGLGSHLSANGTECYITSDMFYVEVQLDPTGLLCDVKVAHHGENPVSCPELVQQLREKNFDEFSKHLKGLVNLYKLPGDNKLKTKMYLALQSLELDLSKMAVMYWQATNASLLDKILHGSVGYLTPRSGGHLMNLKYYVSPYDLFEEGTGAPIILHENNVPRSLGMNASITIEGTLAMYKLPIAPLIMGSHPVDNKGTPSFSSVTSANSVDLPACFFLKFPRPIPVSRAFIQKLQSCTGIPLFDTPPTFVPLYELITQFELSKETDSVPLNHNMRFYAALPGQQHCYFLNKDAPLPDGRSLQGTLISKITFQHPGRVPLILNLIRHQVAYNTLIGSCVKRTVLKEDSPGILQFEVCPLSDSCFSVSFQHPVNDSLVCVVMDVQDSTHVNCKLYKGLSDALICTDDFIAKVVQRCMSIPVTMRAIRRKAETIQADTPALSLIAETVEDMVKKNLPPASSPGYGMTTGNNPMSGTTTPTNTFPGGPITTLFNMSMSMKERHDSVGHGEDFSKVSQNPILTSLLQITGNVGSTIGSSPTPPHHTPPPVSSPASNTKNHPMLMNLLKDNPPQDFSTLYGSSPLERQNSSSGSPRMEMGPGGNKQKKKKSRTPADKPKHQTEDDFQRELFSMDVDSQNPIFDVNMTADTLDTPHITPAPSQCSTPPTTYPQPIPHSQPSIQRMVRLSSSDSIGADVTDILSDIAEEAAKLPSTNEDCPPIGTPVRDSSSSGHSQSALFDPDVFQTNSENPYTDPADLIADATVSPNSDSSNHFFPDGVDFNPDLLNSQSQSGFGEEYFDESSQSGDADDFKGFASQALSSLGVQVLGGDGGENKFKGSNQADMVDFSIIAAASKTLGSSDIMEHHSGSQSPLLSTGDLGKEKSQKRVKEGNGSGSSLSGPGLDGKPGKRSRTPSSDGKSKEKLPKRKKADTEGKSPSHSSSNRPFTPPASSGGSKSPGSSGRSQTPPGVATPPIPKITIQIPKGTVTVGKPSHGQYTSSGSVSSSSKSHHSHSSSSSSSSSASGKVKSSKSEGSSGSKMSSSLYLSQGGSGSGQSKSSAQSVGKPGSSPITKHGLSSSSGGTKMKPQGKPSSLMNPSMSKPNISPSHSRPSGGSDKLASPMKPVPGTPPSSKAKSPISSGSGGSHMSGTGSGSNMKSSSGMGSSGSMSQKPPPSSNSSTASSSSFSSGGSSMSSSQNQHGSSKGKSPSRNKKPSLIAVIDKLKHGVVTSGPGGEDPMDGQMGPSSNSSSHSLSSKHNMSGGEFQGKREKSDKDKSKVSVSGGSIDSSKKTSDSKNIGSTGVAKIIISKHDGGSPSIKAKVTLQKPGEGGGDSLRPQMASSKSYGSPLISGSTPKHERCSPSHSKSPAYTPQNIDSESESGSSIAEKSYQNSPSSDDGIRPLPEYSSEKHKKHKKEKKKVKDKDRDRDRDRDKDRDKKKSHSIKPESWSKSPISSDQTLSMTSSAILSADRPSRPSPDFLIGEEDDDLMDVALIGN; encoded by the exons ATGAGTTCTCTCTTGGAAAGACTTCATGCAAAGTTTAACCAAAACAGACCTTGGACTGAAACGGTGAAGCTTGTCCGTCAAGTCATG GAAAAACGGGTAGCGATGAACTCTGGGGGCCATCAACATCTGGTGAGCTGTTTGGAGACTTTGCAGAAAGCATTAAAAG TATCATCTCTGCCTGCCATGACCGATCGCTTGGAGTCTATAGCTAGACAAAATGG CCTTGGATCTCACCTTAGTGCAAATGGCACTGAATGTTACATCACTTCAGACATGTTCTATGTGGAAGTCCAGTTAGATCCTACAGGGCTGCTGTGTGATGTGAAGGTGGCGCACCATGGAGAAAACCCTGTG AGCTGTCCAGAACTGGTGCAACAGCTGAG aGAGAAAAACTTTGATGAATTCTCTAAGCATCTAAAGGGGCTTGTGAACCTTTATAAACTTCCTGGAGACAA CAAACTTAAAACTAAAATGTACTTGGCTCTTCAGTCTTTGGAGCTGGATCTCTCAAAGATGGCAGTGATGTACTG GCAAGCCACCAATGCAAGTCTCCTCGACAAGATTCTTCATGGCAGTGTTGGGTATCTCACCCCAAGAAGTGGAG GTCATCTGATGAATCTCAAGTATTACGTTTCACCCTATGATTTATTTGAAGAAGGCACTGGAGCCCCCATTATTTTGCATGAGAACAACG TCCCTCGGTCTTTGGGCATGAACGCATCGATAACAATCGAAGGAACCTTGGCTATGTACAAACTCCCAATTGCACCATTAATTATGGGATCGCATCCTGTTGACAACAAAGG GACTCCATCCTTCTCATCAGTCACCAGTGCCAACAGTGTTGACTTGCCAGCTTGCTTCTTCTTGAAGTTCCCACGACCTATTCCAGTATCCCGGGCTTTCATTcagaaactgcagagctgcacAG GAATCCCATTGTTTGACACCCCGCCAACGTTTGTCCCCCTGTATGAGCTGATCACACAGTTTGAGTTATCCAAGGAGACTGATTCTGTACCTTTAAACCACAACATGCGCTTCTATGCA GCTCTTCCAGGACAGCAGCACTGCTATTTCCTGAACAAGGATGCTCCTCTTCCAGATGGAAGAAGCCTGCAAGGAACTCTCATTAGTAAAATCACCTTCCAGCACCCTGGCCGGGTTCCTCTCATCCTCAACTTGATCAGGCACCAAGTGGCCTACAACACACTGATTGGCAGTTGTGTCAAGCGAACTGTTTTAAAAGAAG ATTCTCCTGGGATCCTGCAATTTGAAGTTTGCCCCCTCTCCGATTCCTGTTTCAGTGTATCCTTTCAGCATCCTGTGAATGACTCCCTGGTGTGTG TGGTCATGGATGTGCAGGACTCCACACATGTGAACTGTAAACTATATAAAGGGCTCTCTGATGCTCTCATCTGTACAGATGACTTCATTGCCAAAGTTGTTCAGAG GTGTATGTCCATTCCTGTGACGATGAGAGCCATTCGTAGAAAGGCAGAAACCATTCAGGCAGATACACCAGCCCTGTCCCTTATTGCAGAGACAGTAGAAGACATGGTGAAGAAAAACCTGCCCCCCGCCAGCAGCCCAGGGTACGGCATGACCACAGGCAACAACCCAATGAGTGGTACCACTACACCAACAAACACTTTTCCGGGGGGGCCCATCACTACCCTGTTTAACATGAGCATGAGCATGAAAGAGAGGCATGACTCGGTGGGCCATGGGGAGGACTTCAGCAAAGTGTCTCAGAACCCTATTCTCACTAGTTTGTTGCAGATCACAGGGAATGTGGGGTCTACCATAGGCTCAAGTCCAACCCCTCCCCATCACACGCCACCACCAGTATCCTCACCAGCAAGCAACACCAAGAACCACCCGATGCTCATGAACCTCCTTAAAGACAATCCTCCTCAGGACTTCTCCACTCTGTATGGGAGCAGCCCTCTTGAAAGGCAGAACTCTTCTTCTGGCTCCCCCAGAATGGAAATGGGCCCTGGGGGGaacaagcaaaagaaaaaaaaatctcgcACACCAGCAGACAAGCCCAAGCATCAAACTGAGGATGATTTTCAGAGAGAGCTGTTTTCAATGGATGTTGATTCCCAGAACCCGATTTTTGATGTCAACATGACCGCTGATACTCTGGATACCCCTCATATTACTCCAGCGCCCAGTCAGTGCAGCACTCCGCCTACTACGTACCCCCAGCCTATACCTCACTCTCAGCCCAGTATTCAGAGGATGGTTCGACTTTCCAGTTCAGACAGCATTGGAGCTGATGTTACTGATATCCTTTCTGATATAGCAGAGGAAGCTGCCAAGCTCCCCAGCACTAATGAAGACTGTCCACCCATCGGAACGCCTGTAAGGGACTCTTCTAGTTCAGGACATTCACAAAGTGCCCTATTTGACCCAGATGTCTTTCAGACAAATAGTGAGAACCCGTACACTGACCCAGCCGACCTTATAGCAGATGCTACTGTGAGCCCAAACAGTGACTCTTCAAACCATTTTTTCCCAGACGGAGTAGATTTCAATCCTGACTTACTGAACAGTCAGAGTCAAAGTGGCTTTGGGGAGGAGTACTTCGATGAGAGCAGTCAGAGTGGAGATGCTGACGATTTCAAGGGCTTTGCATCCCAGGCTTTAAGTAGTTTGGGAGTGCAAGTGttggggggtgatgggggagaaaataaatttaaagGAAGCAATCAGGCAGACATGGTTGACTTTAGTATTATTGCAGCTGCGAGCAAAACCCTGGGGTCCTCTGACATTATGGAGCATCATAGTGGAAGCCAGAGCCCTTTACTAAGTACAGGGGATTTGGGAAAGGAAAAGTCTCAGAAACGGGTAAAAGAAGGCAATGGCTCTGGGAGTAGTTTATCGGGTCCTGGGCTAGATGGTAAGCCAGGAAAACGCAGCCGGACCCCGTCCAGTGATGGTAAAAGTAAAGAAAAGCTTCCAAAGCGGAAGAAAGCGGACACAGAAGGGAAATCTCCCTCTCATAGTTCATCGAACAGACCTTTCACCCCACCAGCAAGCTCTGGTGGGTCAAAATCTCCTGGAAGTTCAGGCAGATCTCAGACTCCTCCTGGTGTAGCCACTCCTCCTATTCCAAAAATCACAATTCAGATCCCCAAAGGGACAGTGACTGTTGGCAAACCTTCACACGGCCAGTATACAAGCAGTGGCTCTGTCTCCTCAAGCAGCAAAAGCCATCACagccattcctcctcctcttcctcctcctcttctgcctCAGGCAAAGTAAAAAGCAGCAAATCAGAAGGGTCTTCCGGCTCAAAGATGAGTAGCAGCCTCTACCTGAGCCAAGGAGGCTCAGGTTCAGGTCAGTCAAAAAGCTCAGCTCAGTCTGTGGGAAAGCCTGGATCCTCCCCTATTACCAAACATGGCCTCAGCAGCAGTTCTGGAGGTACCAAGATGAAACCTCAAGGGAAGCCTTCATCACTTATGAACCCTTCCATGAGTAAACCAAACATTTCTCCTTCACATTCTAGACCATCAGGGGGTTCTGACAAGCTTGCATCTCCAATGAAACCTGTTCCAGGTACTCCCCCGTCATCTAAAGCAAAATCGCCTATCAGTTCAGGTTCTGGGGGCTCACATATGTCTGGGACTGGATCAGGGTCAAATATGAAGTCCTCTTCAGGAATGGGATCCTCTGGGTCCATGTCCCAGAAACCACCTCCTTCATCAAACTCTTCTACAGCATCTTCATCTTCCTTTTCATCTGGTGGTTCTTCCATGTCTTCATCTCAGAACCAGCATGGAAGCTCCAAGGGCAAATCTCCAAGCAGAAACAAGAAGCCATCCTTGATTGCAGTCATAGACAAACTTAAACATGGGGTTGTTACTAGTGGGCCTGGAGGTGAAGACccgatggatggacagatggggcCAAGTTCCAATTCCTCAAGCCATTCTTTGTCCTCCAAACACAACATGTCTGGAGGCGAATTTCAGGGGAAGCGGGAGAAAAGTGACAAAGACAAATCCAAAGTGTCTGTTTCTGGAGGATCTATAGACTCTTCCAAGAAGACTTCGGATTCCAAAAACATTGGTAGTACTGGAGTGGCCAAGATTATCATCAGCAAACACGATGGTGGTTCCCCTAGCATAAAAGCCAAAGTAACCTTGCAGAAacctggggaaggaggtggggataGCTTAAGGCCTCAGATGGCTTCTTCCAAAAGCTATGGATCCCCTCTGATCAGTGGGTCTACTCCAAAGCATGAACGCTGCTCACCCAGCCACAGTAAGTCACCAGCCTACACTCCTCAAAATATAGACAGTGagagcgagtctggctcctctaTAGCAGAGAAATCCTATCAGAACAGTCCCAGCTCTGATGATGGCATTAGGCCACTACCGGAATATAGTTCAGAAAAACATAAGAAGCacaaaaaagagaagaagaaagtGAAAGACAAAGACCGTGACAGAGATAGGGATCGTGACAAAGACAGAGACAAGAAGAAGTCTCATAGCATTAAACCAGAAAGTTGGTCTAAATCACCTATTTCTTCTGACCAGACTCTGTCCATGACCAGCAGTGCTATCCTATCAGCTGACAGGCCATCCCGGCCAAGTCCTGATTTTTTAATTGGGGAGGAAGACGATGACCTCATGGATGTTGCTCTGAttggcaattaa